Sequence from the Selenomonadales bacterium genome:
CGGAGCCACAGCGGTACGAACGCTACCTCGGCGCTATGCTAAAGCAGCGCAACCTTGTGGACGTCGACTACGCGCTGATAACCTTTAATATGACCGACACTCATAACGGCGTGGCGGAGGGAACGGGGCGCCTAAGTCAGGTTAAGGCACCGGTACTGGTAATTCAGGGCGAAAACGACCGCGTAGTGCCGCCTGTGTGGGCTAGGGAGACGGCCGAGAAGCTAGGGAGTCGGGCAACTTTGGCTATGCTGCCTCATGTAGGGCATTCGCCCTTTACGGACAACTTAAGCGAAGTCGTGTCGCGAATCTCGGCATTCTTGCGCTAGCGAAGGGGAGCGGATAGCATGAGTTGGTCTAGCGACAAAGTCATTAGCCTGGAGGCAGCGCTTTCGCACGTTAAGTCCGGCGACACGATTGTCGTGGGATTAGCGGCAGCGGAGCCGCGCGCCTTCCTTGGACTACTGCACACCATTGCCGACCGCGTAGCTAATGTTACGGTAACGACATGCTTGCCAATGCAGAGCTCGCCCTATTTTTCGGATAGCAGGTACAAGTCGTCCTTTTCTATGGCGGGGTGGTTCTATACTGCGGCCATGCGCCAAGCACATGCCAACGGCAACATTACTTTTATCCCTAACCACTTGCACTTAGCGGCGAGAAAGCGCCTCGCCCACGTGCGGCCTAACATTTACATAGGCAACGCATCTATGCCCGATAAGCATGGGTTTGTGTCACTAGGCGCAAGCAACGTCTACGAGAAGCGCATGTTAGAGGCCGCCGAACTGGTGATGCTGGAGGTAAACCCGCGTGTGCCGCGCACGCACGGAGACCTAGAGGTGCATGTCGATGATGTCGATTACTTGCTACACGTCGATTACGCGCTGCCTGAGATTCCTGACACCCCACCTAATGCGAAGGACCTGGCGATAGGGCGTTTGGTTGCCGAGCACATTAAAGACGGGGACTGTATACAGCTAGGTATTGGGGGTATTCCTAACGCCGTGGCTGCGGCGCTCGGGAGCAAACGAGGCTTAGGGATACACACCGAAATGTTTACCACCGGCATGATGCAGCTGATGAAGCAAGGCGTCATCTCTAATGACAACAAAACTCTTCACCGCGGTAAAGCCGTCTGCTGTTTTGTCTTGGGCACACAGGAGCTCTATGAATTTGTCGACGATAATCCTAGCATCTGGGTGCTTGACGGGGGCTACGTCAACGACCCTGCGGTTATCGGGCAAAACGACAACCAAGTTTCGATTAACACGACGCTAGAAGTTGATTTGACTGGCCAGTGTTGCTCCGAGTCAATCGGACCCATGCAGTACAGCGGCACCGGCGGGCAGACAGACACGGCGGTGGGGGCACAGCGCGCCAAAAACGGCCGGTCGTTTATTGCCTTGTACTCTACTGCCCTTGTCACTAACCCGCTTACCAAGGCCAAAGAAGAAATCAGTAAGATTGTGCCTGCGCTAAAGTCCGGAGCCATCGTCTCTCTCTCGCGCAACGACGTAGACTATGTGGTGACCGAGTATGGCGTGGCTAGCTTGCGCGGTACGACTGTGCAAGAGCGCGCGGAGCGCCTCATCGCCATTGCCCATCCGGCATTTCGCGCCGAACTAACGCAGGAAGCTGTTGCTTGCGGCTTTCTGCCGGGGAGATAGCAATGCAGTTTGAGTTTAACGGCAAGCAAATATACTTCGAGCAGCACGGGCAAGGGGAGCCTCTCCTTGTCCTAAACGGTATTTTTATGAACAGCGCGAGTTGGGCGCCTTTCGTACCCTCGCTCAGCCGGCAGCATCGACTCATTTTAGTTGACCTCTTGGATCAAGGTCGCTCCGAGCGCATGAACAGCGACTACGGGCAGGCGCTGCAGGCAGACGTGGCTTGCGCGTTGCTCGAGCACCTTGGCGTGTTATCCTGCAACATCTTGGGCATTTCCTACGGCGGGCAGGTAGCGCTTAGGCTCGCACTTCTGCACCCACACAGAGTTAAACGCCTTATTCTAGCTAACACCACGGCTTACGTTAATCCCTGGCTAGAAGACCTTGGTCACGCTTGGAGTTACGCCTTGAGCTCGTATGACGCGCGGCAGTTCTTTAAGACCTGCATGCCGCTTATTTACTCGCCCGGCTTTTACGCCGCGAATGTAGCATGGCTCCATGCGCGCGAGAAGGTGTTTCAGGAACGTTTCACGCCGGAGGTCTACGACAGCTTCCTGCGGCTCCTTAAGAGCACCGAGGGGCTTAACCTCTTGGGACGCTTAGGCGAGATAGCCGCCCCCACCCTTGTTATTTCCTCGGACTGCGACTACATTACCCCACTAGCCGACCAAGCCGACATCCTCGCGCGGCTGCCGCAAGCTAGGCAAGTCGTGCTCAAAAACTGCGGCCACGCCTCGATGTACGAGCAGCCGGTCGAGTTTACGAGCGCGGTGCTTGGGTTTTTGGCTGCCGACACAGAACTGCGCGTCGTCTGACATGGGAGTTTGCGCCTTGGCAAGACTATAGTATAATGACAGTGGCAGCCAAGCTGCCAAATAAGGCGCGAAAGGAATGGTCTTATGAAGGGCAATGAGAAGCTCATCGAGGCTCTAAACTCGCTGTTAGCCGATGAACTGAGCGCAATTAACCAGTACATGGTACACTCCGAGATGTGCGCAAACTGGGGATACGACAAGCTGCATAGCAAGATTGAGCGCCGTGCGATCGAAGAAATGAAGCACGCGGAAAAACTAATCGCCCGCATTCTCTTCTTGGAAGGGACGCCAATCGTATCTGAGCTAAAGGAGATATACATCGGAGCAGACGTTGCTAAGCAGCTAGCGAACGACCGCGCCGCTGAAATGGGTGCAGTTGACGCCTATAATTCCGCTATTATCCTAGCGGGCGAAGTGCGTGACTTTGCCACCCGCGAAATACTCGAGGCTATCTTAGCCGATGAGGACAAACATATCGACGCCATCGAGGAATTACAAGACCAAATCGGCCACATGGGCCTACCCATCTTCCTTACGACGCAGGTGGGATAGGGGACGGAGGAGTGGCGGAGAGGGGATGTCTCCGAGGGACGGAGGAGTGCGACAAGAAGCAACTGGAATATAAGGGGACAGATTACAGGGACGTAGCTCTTAGCTTCGTCCCTGTCTCGACTCCCTGCACGGAATCCTGTTGCATAGTTATGCTATCGCGAGTATAATATTACGCATCACACATTCGAAGGGGGAAGACCATGAAATCGCAACACTATATCGAATTAGCGGAACGTTACGGGGCGCACAACTATCACCCGCTGCCGGTGGTCATATCAGAGGCCGAGGGGGTCATCGTCAGGGATCCCGAGGGCAAGCAATACTTCGACTTTTTGTCTGCGTATTCCGCGGTAA
This genomic interval carries:
- a CDS encoding acetyl-CoA hydrolase/transferase family protein → MSWSSDKVISLEAALSHVKSGDTIVVGLAAAEPRAFLGLLHTIADRVANVTVTTCLPMQSSPYFSDSRYKSSFSMAGWFYTAAMRQAHANGNITFIPNHLHLAARKRLAHVRPNIYIGNASMPDKHGFVSLGASNVYEKRMLEAAELVMLEVNPRVPRTHGDLEVHVDDVDYLLHVDYALPEIPDTPPNAKDLAIGRLVAEHIKDGDCIQLGIGGIPNAVAAALGSKRGLGIHTEMFTTGMMQLMKQGVISNDNKTLHRGKAVCCFVLGTQELYEFVDDNPSIWVLDGGYVNDPAVIGQNDNQVSINTTLEVDLTGQCCSESIGPMQYSGTGGQTDTAVGAQRAKNGRSFIALYSTALVTNPLTKAKEEISKIVPALKSGAIVSLSRNDVDYVVTEYGVASLRGTTVQERAERLIAIAHPAFRAELTQEAVACGFLPGR
- a CDS encoding alpha/beta hydrolase; translated protein: MQFEFNGKQIYFEQHGQGEPLLVLNGIFMNSASWAPFVPSLSRQHRLILVDLLDQGRSERMNSDYGQALQADVACALLEHLGVLSCNILGISYGGQVALRLALLHPHRVKRLILANTTAYVNPWLEDLGHAWSYALSSYDARQFFKTCMPLIYSPGFYAANVAWLHAREKVFQERFTPEVYDSFLRLLKSTEGLNLLGRLGEIAAPTLVISSDCDYITPLADQADILARLPQARQVVLKNCGHASMYEQPVEFTSAVLGFLAADTELRVV
- the bfr gene encoding bacterioferritin, with the translated sequence MKGNEKLIEALNSLLADELSAINQYMVHSEMCANWGYDKLHSKIERRAIEEMKHAEKLIARILFLEGTPIVSELKEIYIGADVAKQLANDRAAEMGAVDAYNSAIILAGEVRDFATREILEAILADEDKHIDAIEELQDQIGHMGLPIFLTTQVG